From Gossypium raimondii isolate GPD5lz chromosome 11, ASM2569854v1, whole genome shotgun sequence:
AAGCAAGCCACTAGGGTTTTAAGAGAAGACCAAAATGGCTTCAAAAAGATCAGCTTCCATGGCCCTCTTTTTAGCACTcaacattcttttcttttccctagTCAGTGCTACTTGTCGATCTTGCTCTTCTTCCGGCTCTAATCCCACCCCCACCCCCACTCCATCTGCACGAGGTAGGTGCCCCAGGGATGCTCTTAAATTAGGTGTATGTGCCAATGTGCTTAGCTTAGTCAATGTCACTGTTGGTTCACCCCCAGTGATGCCATGTTGTTCCCTTCTCAATGGTCTCGTTGACCTTGAAGCTGCCGCTTGCCTTTGCACCGCTATCAGAGCAAACGTCTTAGGCCTCAACCTTAATATCCCAGTTTCCCTTAGCTTGCTTCTCAACGTTTGCTCAAGGAATGTTCCTACTGGCTTCCAATGCTAATTTAAGTCATCACTCCCCCTACattctttttcatctttctatTTGTGTTTGGTTTTTGAAAGTTATGGTTTTCCCTTATTTGCATTAAATCAATgtctttatttgtatttttttgttgttttaattttcttgtggAAGATTGATATTGAATATGTCCAATACGTTTCTTCAAGTGTTTTCCTTTGGGGGATGGGGTGTATTGTACCTCCAAGGTACATGAAAAGTCTTGTATTATTCAACTTGTTTTATCGTATGTAGTTAtggtaataaattttatatttttcttatgtttgtTTCTTGTTTTCATATGTTtatcacttttacaattttcaaaTCTTGAGATAGGAGAGAATAAATTAATCCCCTTATTATTGAATCtctatattaaaaaatcaatgttGCTACATTTTAACAGGTTTAATATTACACGCATGTGTCACATGGTTAGAAATTCGACAAGGGTTGATTTGTAGGTCATCGAAACCGAcaacaaaagtaaaagttgGTGGTTTGAGGTGTCCTCAATCGCTATAACCAATTTATTGGTTGGAAGGgaaaaacttttttttcaaagatTGGTTCacttaaaataagaaaatggaaTTGATAACAAAACcagattctaattaattaagATCTATCAGAACACTAATTAAGGGAAATATTGAAACCTAACAAAATATTATGTGTGAAAACTTTAAGAGTGCTGAAAGTAAATGATCAAacattctttaaaattaataatattatcttatttaaatatggaatatatttttatttaaactaatttattattattaatctataaaaattacaaaacgaTGACTCATattttttagtctattttattaGCTAGGTAATGGAAAATGACACAACAATtctaaaattgacataataataaattaaaccatcaatatttatatattatatgtcaGTTTGATCGTTATCTGAAAATCATTAAATCTCAATATTTATACCTTATATAATTTTGTcctattctaaaaatttataaaaaaatgtatggataataaattaataattctaCATGGTAGACACTTCATAACATAGTAGTAATcagtaatttaattatatttttataaaatatttaataaaattaacatctTATGATTTGATAGTATTATACAACTTGTCATCAAAACTagtatatataatgaaaattatctaaattatatttttataagaagtATTCAATAAATTTAGGAATTTGATGATATTATACAACTtctcattataataaaattttagatttctGCTGAGGCAATAACGAGGAGTGCTTAGAGCATTCTCATTAACAATTTTCACAGTTGTCCTGTACTACTCAttctcataatttattatatttggagTTGGGTAcgtttttgaacaaaatttttgggttgtgatctttgttgatattttagatttttgggtTGTGATCCGCTTAATGAATATTTTGTTATTGTGAGTgtattgtgtaacacccctaaccccaaactgtcaccggaacagggttatagagtattaccggacatatcggataacttataactaattcacaaataaataacagacatagcatactttaatcaaatatgtcatattagttccatttcatacttataaccaATTTAAACATCGTTCTAAAACCACAATCACAAAACTCTTATACTTAACCTATATAtcacttaggtacatgccacattatcaaaACAAAAGTACATCACCAAAATTTCTCTGAGGTCGGGATTACTCTGGATGCTGGACCGAGCATCAAGCTTCCTACTAACTCATGCGGAAACAACAGACGAGTATGGGAATACTcaagtggtattaccataattcaaattaataacattaatggataaattatatacatttaatttatgtctacaattattcattaattatcccatactttaaatcaacttgatcattaataacaataagcaatatttcagTCTTATATTTAAGTGTATTCGAACTTAtttcactaaaaaaaattattagatttttcCACATCTCATTCTAATAACTCATTCCAGTTCATACAAATCCAATCATTTTATCAactcattcattatcatttctatttatattcaatttatacttttaatcttttaataaacatttaatatattaaatcaacttgtttcaacaacaataataataacaactatTTTTCAGTTCGATTCgttcatttataatcaatttacactTATAATCTTCTAACACCcaatttatacattaaatccataaataaatttcaataacttgtattcaattaaattcacatattatttcactatttcaaatcattttattttcatttttcatttctcatttctcaacaATGGCTATTTCAGTTTGCTTCTctttgcttatatttttacatcatcTCATACTACCAAAACTTTCATGAACTATATCATTATCTATTTCTTGAACCCATGgttcattcatttcatttcaataccTCAATTTAATGTCTTATTTCAATTCGTATTCAAGatcatgcaataaaatttatattatcaaaattattcatttacccctattaacttgactcggactttgacggatacacggattccaaccaatcacaccaatacGGCACATAGTGCCTAATACGGTACATAGTACCGATCAAGAAATGATAATTAGTAGcgataataaataataagaataaagaataatattcaacacacaaagtgttGAATCATAATGATATGATAACaatattcgacacacaaagtatCGAATCGATAATGATAAGATGGCGAGAGTCGGCACATAAGTGCCTAATCGATGTCGGCAATAacccgtactcttccatatcctatggcatgccaactatatccgactagcccgactagttaatagggtatttaatttactttccaGTAAAATTTCCATATTAGTTCAAgatcaattataaattcattattcCAATCGGTTTCACAAGATTGCGGTAATTCATTGCTTCATATTTTCACAGTTCAATGCAAGACACATAACAATATTAAGTATTCCATAATTCATTCAAGACGCTTTCACATATCAATCTCCACATTCTCAATTTCAATTCtaataaaatccatatcaatcaccaatttcaatattccagttcaattcaataattcaattcaaaccatttcaatttctattcaataatcacatttcaattcaaatttactttcCACTTTCTAATCTACTAATAGATATTCCGACATTCACATGTAATCATAC
This genomic window contains:
- the LOC105801954 gene encoding 14 kDa proline-rich protein DC2.15, with the translated sequence MASKRSASMALFLALNILFFSLVSATCRSCSSSGSNPTPTPTPSARGRCPRDALKLGVCANVLSLVNVTVGSPPVMPCCSLLNGLVDLEAAACLCTAIRANVLGLNLNIPVSLSLLLNVCSRNVPTGFQC